A window from Citrobacter amalonaticus encodes these proteins:
- a CDS encoding xylose ABC transporter ATP-binding protein, whose amino-acid sequence MSCLLEMKNITKTFGVVKAIDNVSLRLNAGEIISLCGENGSGKSTLMKVLCGIYPHGSYEGEIVFAGETLQANHIRDTERKGIAIIHQELALVKHLTVLENIFLGSEISRHGVLDYDMMTLRCQKLLRQVSLAISPDTRVGELGLGQQQLVEIAKALNKQVRLLILDEPTASLTEQETTVLLEIIRDLQQHDIACIYISHKLNEVKAISDTICVIRDGKHIGTRDAAGMSEDDIITMMVGRELTALYPSEPHTTGEEILRVDHLTAWHPVNRHIRRVNDVSFSLKRGEILGIAGLVGAGRTELVQCLFGVWPGRWEGEVVIDGQSVNIRNCQQAIAHGIAMVPEDRKRDGIVPVMAVGKNITLAALDQFTGKVSQLDDAAEYKCILESLQRLKVKTSSPELAIGRLSGGNQQKAILARCLLLNPQILILDEPTRGIDIGAKYEIYKLINQLVQQGIAVIVISSELPEVLGLSDRILVMHEGKLKANLVNHNLTQEQVMEAALRSEHHVEKQSV is encoded by the coding sequence ATGTCCTGTCTACTTGAAATGAAGAACATCACCAAAACCTTCGGTGTCGTCAAGGCGATTGACAACGTCAGCCTCAGACTGAATGCCGGTGAAATTATTTCATTATGCGGCGAGAATGGCTCAGGTAAATCGACGCTGATGAAAGTACTGTGCGGTATTTATCCCCATGGCAGTTACGAAGGTGAAATTGTATTTGCTGGAGAAACGCTACAGGCCAACCATATTCGTGATACCGAGCGCAAAGGGATTGCCATCATCCATCAGGAGTTAGCACTGGTTAAGCACTTAACCGTGCTGGAGAATATTTTCCTCGGTAGCGAAATAAGCCGTCATGGCGTGCTGGATTACGACATGATGACCCTGCGCTGCCAAAAATTGCTCAGGCAGGTCAGTCTGGCAATTTCGCCCGATACCCGGGTGGGCGAACTGGGCCTTGGTCAGCAACAGCTGGTTGAAATTGCGAAAGCGCTGAATAAACAAGTGCGCCTGCTGATTCTGGACGAGCCGACAGCGTCACTCACCGAACAGGAAACAACGGTGCTGCTGGAGATCATCCGCGATCTGCAACAGCACGATATCGCCTGCATCTACATTTCACACAAGCTGAACGAAGTGAAAGCCATTTCCGACACGATCTGCGTGATCCGTGATGGCAAGCATATTGGCACCCGCGACGCGGCTGGCATGAGCGAAGACGATATTATCACCATGATGGTTGGCCGCGAACTCACTGCACTCTACCCCAGCGAACCTCACACCACGGGTGAAGAGATTTTACGCGTTGATCACCTCACGGCCTGGCATCCCGTCAATCGCCATATCCGGCGCGTGAATGACGTTTCCTTCTCACTAAAGCGCGGCGAAATCCTGGGGATTGCTGGTCTGGTCGGCGCGGGACGCACGGAGCTTGTTCAGTGTCTGTTTGGCGTCTGGCCCGGGCGCTGGGAAGGAGAGGTGGTGATTGACGGTCAGTCCGTTAACATCCGCAACTGCCAGCAGGCCATCGCCCACGGGATCGCCATGGTTCCGGAGGACCGCAAACGCGATGGTATTGTGCCGGTCATGGCGGTGGGGAAAAACATTACCCTCGCCGCGCTTGATCAGTTCACTGGCAAGGTAAGCCAGTTAGACGATGCCGCCGAATACAAATGCATCCTCGAATCCCTGCAACGTCTCAAAGTCAAAACGTCTTCTCCTGAGTTGGCGATCGGACGTCTGAGCGGTGGGAATCAACAAAAAGCCATTCTGGCGCGCTGCCTGTTGCTTAACCCGCAAATTCTCATCCTTGATGAGCCTACCCGGGGCATCGATATCGGCGCGAAATATGAAATCTACAAGCTCATTAACCAGCTCGTTCAGCAGGGTATCGCCGTAATTGTCATTTCGTCTGAATTGCCCGAAGTGCTGGGGCTCAGCGACCGCATTCTGGTGATGCATGAAGGAAAACTGAAAGCCAACCTGGTCAATCATAACCTGACGCAAGAGCAGGTGATGGAAGCCGCTTTGAGGAGCGAACATCATGTCGAAAAACAATCCGTCTGA
- the xylB gene encoding xylulokinase, whose amino-acid sequence MYIGIDLGTSGVKAILLNEQGEVVASQTEKLTVSRPHPLWSEQDPEQWWLATDRALKALGKQHSLSQVKALGIAGQMHGATLLDSQQQVLRPAILWNDGRCGEECALLESMVPQSRAITGNLMMPGFTAPKLLWVQRHEPAVFRQVAKVLLPKDYLRLRMTGEFASDMSDAAGTMWLDVEKRDWSNVMLNACGLTRDHMPALFEGSEITGKLLPDVAMAWDMPAVSVVAGGGDNAAGAVGVGMVNADQAMLSLGTSGVYFAVSDGFLSKPESAVHSFCHALPERWHLMSVMLSAASCLDWAATLTGLKTVPALIDAAQQADEAADPVWFLPYLSGERTPHNNPQAKGVFFGLTHQHGPAELARAVLEGVGYALADGMDVVHACGVKPQSITLIGGGARSAYWRQMLADISGLQLDYRTGGDVGPALGAARLAQIAMNPEKPLAELLPQLPLEQTHMPDRQRHSVYQQRRETFRRLYQQLLPLMS is encoded by the coding sequence ATGTATATTGGGATCGATCTTGGCACCTCGGGCGTGAAAGCGATTTTGCTCAATGAGCAAGGCGAGGTGGTCGCATCGCAAACGGAAAAACTCACCGTCTCTCGTCCTCATCCGCTCTGGTCGGAGCAAGATCCCGAACAGTGGTGGCTGGCGACCGACCGCGCCCTGAAGGCGTTGGGCAAGCAGCATTCGTTAAGTCAAGTGAAAGCGCTGGGGATTGCCGGGCAGATGCATGGCGCGACGTTGCTCGACAGCCAGCAACAGGTGCTGCGACCGGCCATTCTGTGGAATGACGGACGTTGTGGCGAGGAGTGTGCGTTGCTGGAGTCAATGGTACCGCAGTCGCGCGCCATCACGGGTAACCTGATGATGCCTGGATTCACGGCTCCGAAGCTGCTGTGGGTACAGCGCCACGAGCCAGCGGTGTTCCGGCAGGTGGCAAAGGTGCTGCTACCGAAAGACTATCTGCGTTTACGCATGACCGGTGAATTTGCCAGCGATATGTCTGACGCTGCGGGAACGATGTGGCTGGATGTGGAAAAACGTGACTGGAGTAACGTGATGCTGAATGCCTGCGGCCTGACCCGTGACCATATGCCCGCGTTATTCGAAGGGAGTGAGATTACCGGCAAATTGCTGCCTGATGTCGCAATGGCGTGGGATATGCCTGCGGTTTCTGTCGTTGCAGGCGGTGGCGACAATGCGGCGGGCGCAGTCGGCGTAGGGATGGTCAATGCCGATCAGGCCATGCTGTCACTGGGAACGTCCGGCGTCTATTTTGCCGTCAGTGACGGTTTCCTGAGCAAGCCCGAAAGCGCAGTACACAGCTTTTGCCATGCGTTGCCTGAGCGCTGGCATCTGATGTCGGTGATGCTAAGTGCAGCCTCCTGTCTGGACTGGGCGGCAACATTAACCGGTCTGAAGACGGTGCCGGCGCTGATTGATGCGGCGCAGCAGGCTGATGAGGCAGCCGACCCTGTCTGGTTCTTGCCGTATCTTTCAGGTGAACGTACGCCGCACAATAATCCGCAGGCGAAAGGCGTGTTCTTTGGTCTGACCCATCAGCATGGACCGGCTGAGCTGGCGCGCGCGGTGCTGGAAGGCGTGGGCTATGCGTTGGCCGACGGGATGGATGTGGTACATGCCTGTGGGGTGAAGCCGCAAAGCATCACGCTGATCGGCGGCGGTGCGCGCAGCGCGTACTGGCGGCAAATGCTGGCGGATATCAGCGGCCTGCAACTGGATTATCGCACCGGTGGTGATGTGGGGCCGGCACTGGGTGCCGCTCGTCTGGCGCAAATTGCGATGAATCCGGAGAAGCCATTAGCCGAGTTATTACCGCAACTTCCGCTTGAACAAACACACATGCCTGACAGGCAACGCCATAGCGTTTATCAACAGCGCCGGGAAACCTTCCGTCGTCTTTATCAGCAGCTACTTCCACTCATGTCTTGA
- the malS gene encoding alpha-amylase, translated as MKLAAIALALLPGITSAATWTSQGFPSFTAEGTGKFASHAELTKGTRSLTLNFDQQCWQPANTIKLNQMLSLIPCEGTPPQWRLFKDGRYTMEIDTRSGTPTLMITLPREAEPTANVARQCPKWDGKPLTLAVAQTFPEGSVVRDFYSGQTATVKNGQITLQPAPASNGLLLLERAETDAPAPFDWHNATVYFVLTDRFENGDPSNDQSYGRHKDGMEEIGTFHGGDLRGLTHKLDYLQQLGVNALWISAPFEQIHGWVGGGTKGDFPHYAYHGYYTQDWTTLDANMGNEADLRALIDGAHRRGIRILFDVVMNHTGYATLADMQEYQFGALYLSGDELKKTLGERWTDWKPAAGQSWHSFNDYINFSDKAAWEKWWGKAWIRTDIGDYDNPGFDDLTMSLAFLPDLKTESTTPSGLPVFYQHKANTRAKAIEGYTPRDYLTHWLSQWVRDYGVDGFRVDTAKHVELPAWQQLKTQASAALVEWKKANPDKALDDKPFWMTGEAWGHGVMQSDYYRHGFDAMINFDYQEQAAKAVDCLSGMELVWQQMAEKLQSFNVLSYLSSHDTRLFREGGDKAAELLLLAPGAVQIFYGDESARPFGPTGSDPLQGTRSEMNWQDVSGKLADNVTHWQRLGQFRARHPAIGAGRQTTLSLKQGYGFVRQHGDDSVMVIWAGQR; from the coding sequence ATGAAACTTGCTGCCATCGCCCTCGCGCTACTGCCAGGCATCACGAGCGCCGCAACATGGACGTCTCAGGGCTTCCCCTCTTTTACCGCGGAGGGAACCGGTAAGTTTGCCAGTCACGCTGAATTGACGAAGGGTACTCGTTCCTTAACGCTCAATTTTGACCAACAGTGCTGGCAGCCGGCTAATACGATAAAACTCAATCAGATGCTGTCGCTGATCCCGTGCGAAGGGACCCCGCCGCAATGGCGTTTGTTCAAAGATGGCCGTTATACGATGGAAATCGATACCCGTTCTGGTACGCCAACGTTAATGATTACGCTGCCGCGCGAAGCCGAACCTACCGCCAATGTGGCACGCCAGTGTCCGAAGTGGGATGGAAAGCCACTGACGTTAGCGGTCGCGCAGACTTTCCCGGAAGGGAGCGTGGTACGCGATTTTTACAGCGGACAGACCGCCACGGTGAAAAACGGTCAGATAACCCTGCAACCCGCACCTGCCAGCAATGGCCTGTTACTGCTGGAACGGGCAGAGACCGACGCACCAGCGCCGTTCGACTGGCACAACGCCACGGTCTATTTTGTGCTCACCGACCGCTTCGAGAACGGCGATCCGTCCAATGACCAGAGTTATGGTCGCCATAAGGACGGCATGGAGGAAATCGGCACGTTTCATGGCGGCGATTTACGCGGTCTGACTCACAAACTGGATTATCTGCAACAACTGGGCGTGAATGCATTATGGATAAGCGCTCCGTTCGAACAGATCCACGGCTGGGTGGGTGGCGGCACGAAAGGCGATTTCCCGCACTATGCCTACCACGGTTATTACACGCAGGACTGGACCACGCTTGATGCCAACATGGGCAACGAAGCCGACCTGCGTGCGCTGATTGACGGCGCACACCGGCGCGGGATCCGCATTCTGTTTGATGTCGTAATGAACCACACCGGCTACGCCACGCTGGCAGACATGCAGGAATATCAGTTCGGCGCGCTCTACCTTTCTGGCGATGAGCTGAAAAAAACGCTCGGTGAGCGCTGGACAGACTGGAAACCTGCCGCCGGGCAGAGCTGGCACAGCTTCAATGATTACATCAACTTTAGCGATAAGGCCGCCTGGGAAAAATGGTGGGGGAAAGCGTGGATCCGCACTGACATTGGCGATTACGACAATCCTGGCTTTGACGATCTCACAATGTCGCTGGCTTTCCTGCCGGATCTGAAAACCGAATCGACGACCCCATCTGGTCTGCCGGTGTTTTATCAACATAAAGCCAACACGCGCGCGAAAGCCATTGAGGGCTACACGCCCCGGGATTACCTGACCCACTGGCTGAGTCAGTGGGTGCGCGATTACGGTGTCGATGGATTTCGCGTCGACACGGCAAAACACGTCGAACTTCCGGCCTGGCAACAGTTAAAAACGCAGGCCAGCGCGGCACTGGTTGAATGGAAAAAAGCGAATCCGGACAAAGCGCTCGATGATAAGCCGTTCTGGATGACGGGTGAAGCCTGGGGTCACGGCGTAATGCAGAGCGACTACTATCGCCACGGTTTTGACGCGATGATCAACTTTGACTATCAGGAGCAGGCCGCAAAAGCCGTCGATTGCCTGTCAGGTATGGAGCTCGTCTGGCAGCAGATGGCGGAAAAGTTACAGAGTTTCAATGTATTGAGTTATCTCTCCTCGCATGATACTCGTCTGTTCCGTGAAGGCGGAGATAAAGCCGCTGAGTTGCTACTGTTAGCGCCCGGCGCTGTACAAATATTCTATGGCGATGAGTCCGCGCGACCTTTCGGCCCCACAGGCTCTGATCCGTTACAGGGCACACGCTCTGAGATGAACTGGCAGGATGTCAGCGGAAAATTGGCCGACAACGTTACCCACTGGCAGCGCCTCGGTCAGTTCAGAGCCCGGCATCCGGCCATCGGCGCAGGCAGGCAAACCACGCTCTCACTCAAACAGGGATACGGCTTCGTTCGCCAGCACGGCGACGATTCGGTGATGGTCATCTGGGCAGGCCAGCGTTAA
- a CDS encoding protein bax, which yields MILTPIRRYGAMILMLLTIVFSGEVLAKTHTTTSSQKPHVTKTSNKQVSSKQEYSRNSAKSSSLPDLRKYPSGTPRKKAFLRTVMPYITSQNAAITADRNWLISKQYQNRWSPTERKRMKDIAKRYKVKWSGNTRSIPWNTLLERVDIIPTSMVATMAAAESGWGTSKLARSNNNLFGMKCAKGSCNNAPGKVKGYSQFDSVKESVSAYVINLNTHPAYASFRKSRAQLRKADQEVTATAMIHKLKGYSTKGQSYNNYLFAMYQDNQRLIAAHM from the coding sequence ATGATATTGACTCCCATACGACGATATGGGGCAATGATTCTTATGTTACTCACCATCGTATTTTCGGGTGAGGTGCTGGCAAAGACGCACACAACAACATCGAGTCAAAAGCCCCACGTAACCAAGACAAGTAATAAACAGGTAAGCAGTAAACAAGAGTATTCTCGCAATAGTGCAAAGAGCAGTTCACTTCCTGATTTGCGAAAATACCCTTCCGGAACACCAAGGAAAAAAGCGTTTCTCCGGACGGTTATGCCTTATATTACCAGTCAAAATGCGGCGATTACTGCCGATCGTAACTGGCTGATCTCAAAGCAGTATCAGAATCGCTGGTCACCGACTGAGCGTAAGCGCATGAAAGATATTGCGAAGCGCTACAAGGTGAAATGGTCGGGCAACACCCGGAGTATTCCGTGGAATACGTTGCTGGAGCGCGTAGACATCATCCCGACCAGTATGGTGGCGACGATGGCTGCGGCAGAAAGCGGTTGGGGTACTTCTAAGCTTGCGCGTAGCAATAACAACCTGTTCGGCATGAAGTGTGCGAAAGGGAGTTGTAACAATGCGCCAGGTAAAGTGAAAGGTTACTCGCAGTTCGATTCCGTCAAAGAGTCGGTCAGCGCCTATGTAATCAATCTGAACACGCATCCGGCTTACGCCTCTTTCCGTAAATCACGCGCACAGTTGCGTAAAGCGGATCAGGAAGTAACGGCGACAGCGATGATTCATAAGCTGAAGGGTTATTCAACGAAGGGGCAGAGTTACAACAACTATCTGTTCGCGATGTATCAGGATAACCAGCGATTAATCGCAGCCCATATGTAA
- the xylH gene encoding xylose ABC transporter permease XylH: MSKNNPSDVKLTAPLTGVFPGIKSLNLQVFVMIAAIIVIMLFFTWTTDGAYLSARNVSNLLRQTAITGILAVGMVFVIISAEIDLSVGSMMGLLGGVAAICDVWLGWPLPFTIIVTLALGLLLGAWNGWWVAYRKVPSFIVTLAGMLAFRGILIGITNGTTVSPTSSAMSQIGQSYLSNGLGFTLGAMGLMAFIGWQWRGRMRRQSLGLDAPASTSVVGRQALTAVIVLGAIWLLNDYRGVPTPVLLLVFLLLAGMFMATRTAFGRRIYAIGGNLEAARLSGINVARTKLAVFAINGLMVAIAGLILSSRLGAGSPSAGNIAELDAIAACVIGGTSLAGGVGSVAGAVMGAFIMASLDNGMSMMDVPTFWQYIVKGAILLLAVWMDSATKRRA, from the coding sequence ATGTCGAAAAACAATCCGTCTGACGTTAAACTCACCGCCCCACTGACGGGCGTTTTTCCTGGGATTAAATCGCTGAATCTACAGGTGTTCGTGATGATCGCGGCCATCATTGTGATCATGCTGTTCTTTACCTGGACAACGGACGGTGCGTATCTCAGCGCACGTAACGTCTCCAACCTGCTCCGCCAGACCGCGATTACGGGGATCCTGGCGGTCGGCATGGTATTCGTCATCATCTCAGCGGAAATCGATCTCTCCGTCGGTTCCATGATGGGACTGCTGGGCGGCGTCGCGGCTATCTGCGACGTCTGGCTGGGTTGGCCGCTGCCGTTCACCATTATCGTCACGCTGGCGCTGGGATTGCTGCTCGGCGCCTGGAATGGCTGGTGGGTCGCTTACCGCAAAGTTCCCTCATTTATTGTGACTCTGGCCGGGATGCTGGCGTTTCGCGGTATCCTCATCGGCATCACCAATGGTACAACCGTATCGCCGACCAGCTCCGCCATGTCGCAGATTGGGCAAAGCTACTTATCCAATGGATTGGGCTTCACCCTCGGCGCGATGGGTTTGATGGCGTTTATCGGCTGGCAGTGGCGCGGGCGCATGCGCCGGCAGTCCCTGGGTCTTGATGCCCCGGCGTCAACCAGCGTAGTGGGCCGCCAGGCATTAACTGCCGTGATTGTGTTAGGCGCCATCTGGCTGTTGAATGATTATCGCGGTGTGCCGACGCCCGTTCTGCTGCTGGTATTTTTGCTGCTCGCCGGGATGTTCATGGCGACACGAACCGCATTTGGCCGACGTATTTATGCCATAGGGGGCAATCTGGAGGCCGCCCGTCTTTCCGGCATTAACGTCGCGCGGACCAAACTAGCGGTGTTCGCCATCAATGGTCTGATGGTGGCGATTGCCGGGCTCATTCTCAGTTCGCGTCTCGGTGCCGGGTCGCCATCGGCGGGAAACATCGCCGAACTGGACGCCATTGCCGCCTGCGTCATCGGCGGAACCAGCCTGGCGGGTGGCGTCGGCAGCGTTGCCGGCGCAGTGATGGGTGCATTTATTATGGCTTCTCTGGATAACGGAATGAGTATGATGGATGTCCCAACGTTCTGGCAGTATATCGTGAAGGGAGCGATTCTGTTGCTGGCAGTATGGATGGATTCAGCGACAAAACGCCGCGCCTGA
- the xylR gene encoding D-xylose utilization transcriptional activator XylR (D-xylose enhances binding of XylR to the xyl promoter and activates transcription.): MFDKRHRITLLFNANKAYDRQVVEGVGEYLQASQSEWDIFIEEDFRARIDNIKEWLGDGVIADYDDDEIARLLVDVHVPIIGVGGSYHLAENYPPVHYIATDNHALVESAFLHLKEKGVNRFAFYGLPASSGKRWAAEREHAFRQLVAEEKYRGVVYQGLETAPELWQHAQNRLADWLQTLPPQTGIIAVTDARARHVLQVCEHLHIPVPEKLCVIGIDNEELTRYLSRVALSSVAQGARQMGYQAAKLLHRLLADEELPLQRILVPPVRVVERRSTDYRSLSDPAVIQAMHYIRNHACKGIKVDQVLDAVGISRSNLEKRFKEEVGETIHAVIHAEKLEKARSLLISTTLSINEISQMCGYPSLQYFYSVFKKEYDTTPKEYRDLNSEVLM; encoded by the coding sequence ATGTTTGATAAACGTCACCGTATTACCCTGTTATTTAATGCCAATAAAGCCTACGACCGTCAGGTGGTGGAAGGGGTCGGTGAATATCTACAAGCCTCGCAATCCGAATGGGACATCTTCATTGAGGAGGACTTCCGCGCCCGCATTGATAACATCAAAGAGTGGTTAGGTGACGGCGTGATTGCTGACTATGACGACGATGAAATCGCACGATTGTTAGTTGACGTCCATGTGCCCATCATCGGTGTCGGAGGCTCCTATCATCTGGCGGAAAATTATCCTCCTGTCCATTATATTGCCACCGATAACCATGCTCTCGTTGAGAGCGCCTTTTTGCACCTGAAAGAAAAAGGCGTCAACCGCTTTGCCTTCTACGGCCTGCCGGCCTCCAGCGGAAAGCGCTGGGCGGCGGAACGCGAGCATGCCTTCCGCCAGTTGGTGGCGGAGGAGAAGTATCGGGGGGTGGTGTATCAGGGACTGGAAACCGCGCCTGAACTCTGGCAACACGCGCAAAATCGACTGGCGGACTGGCTGCAAACCCTGCCGCCGCAGACGGGTATTATCGCGGTCACTGACGCCCGCGCCCGCCATGTTCTTCAGGTCTGCGAACACCTGCATATTCCGGTACCCGAAAAGCTGTGCGTCATTGGCATTGATAACGAGGAACTGACCCGCTATCTGTCACGGGTTGCGCTGTCTTCGGTGGCTCAGGGCGCGAGGCAAATGGGCTATCAGGCGGCAAAGCTGCTACATCGCCTGCTGGCCGATGAGGAACTGCCGCTCCAGCGCATCCTGGTGCCTCCGGTGCGCGTCGTTGAACGTCGTTCGACAGACTACCGTTCCCTCTCCGATCCCGCCGTTATTCAGGCGATGCACTATATCCGTAACCACGCCTGCAAAGGCATCAAGGTGGATCAGGTACTGGATGCGGTTGGGATTTCACGTTCCAATCTGGAGAAGCGATTTAAAGAAGAAGTGGGAGAGACCATTCATGCGGTGATCCACGCTGAAAAGCTGGAGAAAGCGCGTAGCCTGTTGATTTCCACGACGCTGTCGATCAACGAAATCTCGCAGATGTGCGGCTATCCTTCGCTGCAGTATTTCTATTCCGTTTTTAAGAAAGAGTACGACACGACGCCGAAAGAATATCGCGATCTGAACAGTGAAGTGTTGATGTGA
- the xylA gene encoding xylose isomerase: MQAYFDQLDRVRYEGPRSTNPLAFRHYNPDEIVLGKRMEDHLRFAACYWHTFCWNGADMFGVGAFNRPWQQPGDALALAKRKADVAFEFFHKLHVPFYCFHDVDVSPEGASLKEYKNNFAEMVDVLAEKQEQSGVKLLWGTANCFTNPRYGAGAATNPDPEVFSWAATQVVTAMDATHKLGGENYVLWGGREGYETLLNTDLRQEREQIGRFMQMVVEHKHKTGFQGTLLIEPKPQEPTKHQYDYDASTVYGFLKQFGLEKEIKLNIEANHATLAGHSFHHEIATAIALGLFGSVDANRGDAQLGWDTDQFPNSVEENALVMYEILKAGGFTTGGLNFDAKVRRQSTDKYDLFYGHIGAMDTMALSLKIAARMIEDGELDKRVAKRYAGWSSELGQQILKGQMSLSELAHYAEQHNLAPVHQSGHQEQLENLVNHYLFDK; the protein is encoded by the coding sequence ATGCAGGCATATTTTGACCAACTCGATCGCGTTCGTTATGAAGGCCCCCGTTCCACTAATCCGTTAGCATTCCGTCATTACAACCCTGATGAGATCGTATTGGGCAAACGGATGGAAGATCATCTGCGTTTTGCAGCCTGCTACTGGCATACCTTCTGCTGGAACGGGGCTGATATGTTTGGTGTCGGGGCGTTTAATCGTCCGTGGCAGCAACCGGGGGATGCGCTGGCGCTGGCAAAACGTAAAGCGGACGTCGCGTTTGAATTTTTCCACAAGCTGCACGTTCCGTTCTACTGCTTCCACGATGTCGATGTTTCGCCGGAAGGCGCGTCGCTGAAAGAGTACAAAAATAACTTCGCCGAAATGGTGGATGTGCTGGCAGAGAAACAAGAGCAGAGCGGCGTGAAACTGCTGTGGGGTACGGCAAATTGCTTCACCAACCCCCGTTATGGTGCCGGGGCGGCGACGAACCCGGATCCAGAAGTGTTCAGTTGGGCGGCCACCCAGGTGGTAACGGCGATGGACGCCACGCACAAACTGGGTGGTGAAAACTACGTGCTGTGGGGCGGTCGTGAAGGGTACGAAACCTTGCTGAATACCGACCTGCGTCAGGAGCGTGAGCAAATTGGCCGCTTCATGCAAATGGTGGTTGAGCACAAGCACAAAACGGGCTTCCAGGGCACGCTGCTGATTGAGCCGAAGCCGCAGGAACCGACCAAGCATCAGTATGATTACGACGCCTCAACCGTTTACGGCTTCCTCAAGCAGTTTGGTCTGGAAAAAGAGATCAAACTGAATATTGAGGCTAACCACGCGACGCTGGCAGGTCACTCGTTCCACCACGAAATCGCCACGGCGATTGCGCTGGGTCTGTTTGGCTCTGTCGATGCCAACCGGGGTGACGCGCAGCTGGGCTGGGATACCGACCAGTTCCCGAACAGCGTAGAAGAGAACGCATTGGTGATGTACGAAATCCTCAAAGCGGGCGGTTTCACCACCGGTGGCCTGAACTTTGACGCCAAAGTGCGCCGTCAGAGTACGGATAAATACGATCTGTTCTATGGCCATATTGGCGCGATGGACACGATGGCGCTGTCGCTGAAAATTGCCGCGCGCATGATTGAGGATGGCGAGCTGGATAAGCGCGTCGCGAAACGTTATGCCGGCTGGAGTAGCGAACTGGGCCAGCAGATCCTGAAAGGACAGATGTCGTTAAGCGAACTGGCGCATTATGCTGAACAGCACAACCTGGCGCCGGTGCATCAGAGCGGTCATCAGGAACAGCTGGAAAACCTGGTGAATCATTACCTGTTCGATAAATAA
- the xylF gene encoding D-xylose ABC transporter substrate-binding protein, producing the protein MKMKNLLLTVCTSLLLTSVAGHAKEIKIGMAIDDLRLERWQKDRDIFVSKAESLGAKVFVQSANGNEETQMSQIENMINRGVDVLVIIPYNGQVLSNVVKEAKQEGIKVLAYDRMINDADIDFYISFDNEKVGELQAQALVERVPQGNYFLMGGSPVDNNAKLFRAGQMKVLKPYIDSGKIKVVGDQWVDGWLPENALKIMENALTANNNNIDAVVASNDATAGGAVQALSAQGLSGKVAISGQDADLAGIKRIVAGTQTMTVYKPITLLANTAAEIAVELGNGQQPKADATLNNGLKDVPSRLLTPIDVNKNNINETVIKDGFHKQSEL; encoded by the coding sequence ATGAAGATGAAGAATCTCTTACTCACTGTCTGCACCTCCCTTTTGCTCACCAGCGTGGCAGGACATGCCAAAGAAATTAAAATCGGCATGGCGATTGATGACCTGCGCCTCGAACGTTGGCAGAAAGATCGCGATATTTTCGTCAGCAAAGCCGAATCGCTTGGCGCAAAAGTCTTTGTCCAGTCCGCGAACGGGAATGAAGAAACCCAGATGTCGCAGATTGAAAATATGATTAACCGAGGCGTGGATGTCCTCGTTATTATTCCTTATAACGGACAAGTATTAAGTAACGTGGTTAAAGAGGCGAAACAGGAAGGTATTAAAGTTTTAGCGTATGACCGCATGATCAATGACGCAGACATCGATTTCTATATTTCATTTGATAACGAAAAAGTCGGTGAATTACAGGCCCAGGCATTAGTTGAACGTGTCCCTCAGGGAAATTATTTTCTGATGGGCGGCTCGCCGGTCGATAATAATGCCAAACTCTTCCGCGCCGGGCAGATGAAAGTTTTAAAACCGTATATCGATTCCGGAAAAATAAAGGTGGTTGGCGATCAGTGGGTTGACGGCTGGCTGCCGGAAAATGCGCTGAAAATTATGGAAAACGCCTTAACCGCGAACAATAACAACATTGACGCCGTTGTCGCCTCTAATGACGCGACGGCAGGCGGTGCGGTTCAGGCGCTCAGTGCGCAAGGGCTTTCAGGAAAAGTGGCGATTTCAGGTCAGGACGCCGACCTTGCGGGTATCAAGCGCATTGTCGCAGGAACACAAACAATGACCGTGTATAAACCGATTACGCTGCTGGCCAATACCGCCGCCGAAATCGCCGTAGAACTGGGTAACGGACAGCAGCCTAAAGCCGACGCTACGTTAAACAACGGTCTGAAAGATGTCCCCTCCCGCTTATTGACGCCGATTGACGTTAACAAAAACAACATCAATGAGACCGTGATTAAAGACGGATTCCATAAGCAGAGCGAACTGTAA